Part of the Pseudarthrobacter sp. NBSH8 genome is shown below.
TGACAGTGTCCTGCGAGCGGACGACGAGATTCGAACTCGCGACATCCACCTTGGCAAGGTGGTGCTCTACCAGCTGAGCTACGTCCGCATTTGGGCCGCAGAATCCCTGCCGTTTCGGGCATTTCCTCGCGTTCCAACGAGTAAGAACTCTATAGGAGGTTCATTGATTCTCCAAATCGAACGTGCCGCAACGGCGGAAATGCCCCTGGATCCCTGCAATCTAGGGGATTTTTCTAATTACAGGCGTGTAATTCGAGGCTGGTCCCGGCTCGATTTCCATAAACCCCGCCGGGTCGGCTAGCATTCAAAAGCATCGGGGCGATTGGCGCAGTGGTAGCGCGCTTCGTTCACACCGAAGAGGTCACTGGTTCGAACCCAGTATCGCCCACCGAGGAATCTGGTCCGTTTCCGCTCAGCCGAGCGGAAACGGACCTTTTTTGTGTGTGCGCCATTCTGTCAGCCCCCTGTGAAAGAGTCTTGGTATGACTGATCCACTCCTTGCCCACGCCACGGAATACGGCCGGATGTATGCGCGGTCCACCTCCGAGCAGTTTTCCGTTCCGTCCATTACCACCGTCATCGGCCAGCAGCCGCACGGACTGGACGGCTGGTTCGGTTACATGGGGGCCAGCAGCCTGGCGAAGGATCCGCTGCTGGCCGATTGCCTGGGCAGTCCGGCGAAAATCCGGCAGGCCGTCAACCGGGCCTCCAAGGCAGCGGAAAAATACCGCGACGAAGCAGCCAAGCGCGGTGACCGCGTCCATAACTACTGCGAGCAGGTTGCGCTCCGTGCCCTGGGCCGGCCCCACACCATGAGGGAAACGCGCGAGGCCCTGGCAGCCAATGGCGAGGAAGGCTTTGCCCTGCGGTTCGATGAATGGTGGGAGCTCTACGGGGTGGAGCCCATCGCCCCGGAGATCACCGTCTGGAACAAGTCAGTGGGCTACGCGGGGACGCTGGACCTCGTGGCCAAAATCAACGGCCGGATCTGCGTCATTGACTACAAGACCAAAGGCACCACGAGGGACGGCACCGTCAAGCCGCTGGACGACAAAGTGGTCATGCAACTGGTGGCGGGCATGAAGGCCGAAGAAAGCCTTGTGGATGCCGTGGCCGGGGAATGGGAGCCCTGGAAGTACGGCGAGAACCCGCTGCTGCTGGCTGTGGCCATCGGTGAGACGGAAGTCCGTCCGGTCCGCGCCAACCCCGACGTCCTCAAGCACCACTGGTGGAAGTTCTGCGCCCTGCGACGGGTCTGGGAGCTGTCGGCCGATACGCTCGCCGCCGGTTCCGCGCTTCTTCCGGTTGCTCCGCCCGTCTCCGCGCAGGCCCGCAGCGCCTAGCGGGGCACGCATGTCCGGAGTCCGCCTGTCCCCAGTCCCGCGACTGGTGCCCCTGCACCTAAACTGGATAGGTTCGCCATTAACGCCCACCGTGAGGAAAGACAGCACATGGCCATTCTGAATATCCGCATCATTGGTGATCCCGTGCTCCGCACAGTGGCCGATCCCGTGACGGAATTCGGTCCTGAGCTCGCCAAGCTGGTTGCGGACATGACGGAAACCATGGAGGACGTCGACGGCGCCGGCCTCGCTGCCCCGCAGATTGGCGTCAGCCAGAGGGTCTTCACCTACCGGATCGACGGCGTGGAGGGCCACATCATCAATCCGGTCCTGGAAAACAGCGAGGACTTCCAGACGGACCACGTTGAAGGTTGCCTGTCGATTCCTGGCCTGGCGTTCCCGGTCCGGCGTTTCCGCGCCACCCGCGCCACTGGCGTCGACCTTAACGGGAATCCTGTCGCTGTGGAGGGGGAGGGCATGCTGGCCCGTTGCTTCCAGCACGAGACGGACCACCTGGACGGCATCCTGTTCACCGACAGGCTGGAAGGCGTGGACCGGAAGACGGCGCTGCGCTCCATCCGCAATGCAAACTATGACGCCATCACGGAACGCACGACGACGAAGCGCGCCAAGACGGTCGGGTCCAGTTTCGGGGGCGCCAGCTTCGGCGGCGGCACCACCACATGAGGGTACTCTTTGCCGGCACCCCCGCCGTGGCGGTCCCCTCCCTCGAGGCCCTGATTGCGGCCGGCTTTGACATCGTTGCGGTCCTGACCCGTCCCGACGCGCCGATAGGGCGCAAACGGGTGCTTACGCCGTCGCCCGTTGCAGCCCGCGCTGTCGAGCTGGGAATCGACATCATCCACGCCACCCGCGTGGACGAGGCCGTAACGGCGAAGATCGAAGCGGCCAAACCTGACGTTGCTGCCATCGTGGCCTACGGCGGCCTGATTCCGCGCGCCGCCCTGGATGTTCCCCCGCACGGTTGGATCAACCTGCACTTTTCTTTGCTTCCCGCGTGGCGTGGCGCTGCCCCCGTGCAGCGGGCAGTGATGGCCGGCGACGACGTCACAGGTGCTGTCACCTTCCTGTTGGAAGAAGGTTTGGACACCGGCCCGGTCTTAGGAACGCTGACCGAGGGCGTTGGCCCGCAAGACACCGCCGGAGCACTGCTGGAGCGGCTGTCCCACAGCGGGGCTGTGCTCCTCGCCCAGACGCTGTCCGCCGTCGAGGCCGGGAGGGCAGCTGCGCAGCCGCAGGTCGGCGACGTTTCGCTGGCCCCCAAACTGACCATCGATGACGGCCGGCTCGACTGGAAGCAGCCCGCCCTGGCGATCGGCAGGCGCGCCCGCGGCGTAACCCCCGAGCCGGGTGCCTGGACCACCCTGGACGGACAGCGCGTCAAACTCGAACCCGTCCGGCTCCGGCCCGGTGACATTGACCTGCAGCCCGGCGCGGTATTCCTCGACGGGAAGAGCGTCCTGGTGGGCACCGGATCCCATGCCGTGGAGCTTACGAGGATCCAGCCTTCGGGCAAAAAGATGATGGCCGCCGCCGATTGGGCGCGTGGCATGGCAACACTGGAAAGCGTGGTCTTCGAATGAGCGAATCCGGCGGTAATGCAGGCGGCAGGGGCGGCAGCGGAAGCGGCGCCCCAGGCGGCGGACGGGGCAACAGCGGGCGGGGCAAGGGCGGGCCACGAGACTCCAGCCAGCGCAACGCCCAGGGCCGCGAACGTAACCGCCCCTCCCAGCGGAGCTTCACCGAAAACGCCCCGGCGCAGCGGACCCGCCGGGCGGACCCGGCGAGGCTGGTGGCTTTTGAAGTCCTTCGCGCGGTAGCCGCCGAGGACGCCTATGCCAACCTGGTCCTCCCGTCCCGCATCCGCCATCACGGCCTGGACAAGCGCGACGCCGGCTTCGCCACCGAGCTCAGCTACGGGGCCTTGCGTGGCCAGGGCACCTACGATGCCATCCTGGCCCGCTGCGTTGACCGGCCGCTGGACCAGCTTGACCCGGCCATTCTCGACGCCCTGCGGATCGGCACCCATCAGCTGCTGGCCATGCGCGTCCCGGCCCACGCCGCCCTGGATCAGACCGTTGGTCTGGCCCGCGCCGTTATCGGCGCCGGACCCTCCGCCCTGATCAATGCGGTGCTGCGGAAGGTCACGGCGCACACGCTGGCGGAATGGCTGGAGGCCCTTGTCGCCGGTGAAAGCGACGAAACCACCATCGCGTCCCTTCGCTACGCCCACCCCGAATGGATTGTCCGGGCGATGCGCCAGTCCTTGGTGGCCCACGGGCGGTCAGCGACCGAAATCAACGACCTGCTGGAAGCCGATAACGAAGCTCCGGTGGTCAACCTCGTTGCCCTGCCAGGCCTGGGCAGCCTGGATGAAGCCCTGGAAGGCGGGGCCACACTGGGTGAACTTGTTGAAGGCTCGGCGCTCTCCAGCGGCGGAGACCTGGGCCGGCTCGCCTCCATTCGGGAGGGCAGCACGCGCGTCCAGGATGTCGGCTCCCAGCTGGTGGCCCGAGCAATGGCCGCCGTCGACCTTGGTACCGGCAGCGACGGGTCAGGCGAACGCTGGCTCGATCTCTGCGCCGGTCCCGGCGGCAAAGCCGCGCTGCTCGGCGCCCTCGCCCGCCAGCAGGGCGCGACCCTGCTGGCTAACGAGCCCGCACCGCACCGCGCCAAGCTGGTCAGGCAGGCTTTGGCCGCCGTTCCGCACGAGATCTGGCATGTTCGCACCGGCGACGGCCGCGAGGTCGGCACGGAGATGGCGGAGAGCTTTGACCGTGTACTCGTCGACGCGCCCTGCACCGGGCTCGGCGCCCTGCGCCGCCGCCCGGAGTCGCGCTGGCGGCGCACCCCCAAGGACCTGACGGACCTCGGACCGCTGCAGCGCGAACTGCTCAAGTCCGCGCTTGCTGCTGTCAAGCCCGGCGGCGTTGTGGCCTACGTGACGTGCTCACCGCACCCCGCAGAGACCACCGCCGTCGTCAGCGATGTGCTGCGCAAGCGCGACGACCTCGAACTGATCGACGCCGGCGCTGTGCTGGACGGCGTCAGCCTGACGGGCCACCTGGACGCCGGGCACGAACACACCGCGCAACTCTGGCCGCACATCCACAGCACCGATGCCATGTTCCTGGCCCTCATCCGGAAGAAAGGCTGACCCGTGAAAAGTTCCCCCATCCCGCAATGCTGCATCAACCCCAGCATCCTGTCCGCCGACTTCGTCAACCTCGAAGCCGAACTGCAGCGCATCAGCAACGCTGACGCCGTGCACGTGGATGTTATGGACAACCACTTCGTCCCCAACCTCACCTTGGGCCTGCCCGTGGTCCAACGGATCCAGGCGGTCAGCCCCGTCCCGCTGGACGCCCAC
Proteins encoded:
- the def gene encoding peptide deformylase, which gives rise to MAILNIRIIGDPVLRTVADPVTEFGPELAKLVADMTETMEDVDGAGLAAPQIGVSQRVFTYRIDGVEGHIINPVLENSEDFQTDHVEGCLSIPGLAFPVRRFRATRATGVDLNGNPVAVEGEGMLARCFQHETDHLDGILFTDRLEGVDRKTALRSIRNANYDAITERTTTKRAKTVGSSFGGASFGGGTTT
- a CDS encoding RsmB/NOP family class I SAM-dependent RNA methyltransferase, which gives rise to MSESGGNAGGRGGSGSGAPGGGRGNSGRGKGGPRDSSQRNAQGRERNRPSQRSFTENAPAQRTRRADPARLVAFEVLRAVAAEDAYANLVLPSRIRHHGLDKRDAGFATELSYGALRGQGTYDAILARCVDRPLDQLDPAILDALRIGTHQLLAMRVPAHAALDQTVGLARAVIGAGPSALINAVLRKVTAHTLAEWLEALVAGESDETTIASLRYAHPEWIVRAMRQSLVAHGRSATEINDLLEADNEAPVVNLVALPGLGSLDEALEGGATLGELVEGSALSSGGDLGRLASIREGSTRVQDVGSQLVARAMAAVDLGTGSDGSGERWLDLCAGPGGKAALLGALARQQGATLLANEPAPHRAKLVRQALAAVPHEIWHVRTGDGREVGTEMAESFDRVLVDAPCTGLGALRRRPESRWRRTPKDLTDLGPLQRELLKSALAAVKPGGVVAYVTCSPHPAETTAVVSDVLRKRDDLELIDAGAVLDGVSLTGHLDAGHEHTAQLWPHIHSTDAMFLALIRKKG
- a CDS encoding cytochrome; protein product: MTDPLLAHATEYGRMYARSTSEQFSVPSITTVIGQQPHGLDGWFGYMGASSLAKDPLLADCLGSPAKIRQAVNRASKAAEKYRDEAAKRGDRVHNYCEQVALRALGRPHTMRETREALAANGEEGFALRFDEWWELYGVEPIAPEITVWNKSVGYAGTLDLVAKINGRICVIDYKTKGTTRDGTVKPLDDKVVMQLVAGMKAEESLVDAVAGEWEPWKYGENPLLLAVAIGETEVRPVRANPDVLKHHWWKFCALRRVWELSADTLAAGSALLPVAPPVSAQARSA
- the fmt gene encoding methionyl-tRNA formyltransferase, whose product is MRVLFAGTPAVAVPSLEALIAAGFDIVAVLTRPDAPIGRKRVLTPSPVAARAVELGIDIIHATRVDEAVTAKIEAAKPDVAAIVAYGGLIPRAALDVPPHGWINLHFSLLPAWRGAAPVQRAVMAGDDVTGAVTFLLEEGLDTGPVLGTLTEGVGPQDTAGALLERLSHSGAVLLAQTLSAVEAGRAAAQPQVGDVSLAPKLTIDDGRLDWKQPALAIGRRARGVTPEPGAWTTLDGQRVKLEPVRLRPGDIDLQPGAVFLDGKSVLVGTGSHAVELTRIQPSGKKMMAAADWARGMATLESVVFE